The sequence ATACACAGTGTGCCCACAAGGGTGCTACTCCCCCACAGAGCAATCCCATTGACTGCCCCTCTCTGATACCCAGACCAAGTGACCATGACTGAGAAGACCCAGGAACCTCATGTGGAGGAGGATGATGACGAGCTGGATGGGAAACTGAACTACAAACCTCCTCCCCAGAAaacactgcaggagctgcaagAGTTGGACAAAGATGATGAGAGCCTCACTAAGTACAAGAAGTCTCTGCTGGGAGATGGACCTGTGGTGGCAGGTAGGCAGGAGCATCCTGGTAGGAAGGGACTGCGGAGATGCACTGCAAGAGCGTGTCTGAATACAGAGATGGGGTAAGGTGGCCTCAAAGAAAAAGTAAGTTGGCTGACCAGACTTCTGCTGGCAGACTGGGAATGAATAGGTGGAGAGGTGCAGGGAATCTGGCAAGGAGGCTGCTCTGAACATTAGATGTAAAGTATCAGAGAGTGTTAGTGTCTGAAAGGGGCTTGTGGTATGGGATGTGTGGGTCTTGGAGGGCTGCAGGGGGGTTAGGAATATGAGGGAACCAGCTTGTGCTGAAATGGGACCTAAAGAGAGATGTCTCCTGTGGTGGAAGGATCTTGTCTAGGTATTGAAGTAGTGGCTGGAGGGATCCATGTTGAGTGTCTGGCATAGATACATGGTCCTGTTGTGCTACAAGAAGTTTGGTCTTACTGGGTGCTTTGTGAAGTGCATCCTCTGTGTGGGAAGTCAGTAGCATTTCTTCGGTTTCTGTCCCCCTTCCCCCTCAAACACTTAATTTCACAAGCTGACAGCTTCCccctcactttcctacctgCAGACCCAACAGCTCCCAACGTGGTGGTCACCCGACTCACCCTGGTATGTGACTCTGCTCCAGGGCCAATCACTATGGACCTTACAGGTGGGTACAGACTCACTGGGCACACAGAAGAACACACAAAGGCCCTGGGATGTTTCAAATTGAAAGGGAGTTTGTCCTTGAGATATTAGTGGGCTTTAGAGGAGTCGTGAGGGTATCATAGCCATGCTTTTGATTTTAAGGTACACTTGGATGAAAAAGAAGATGCAACAGAGGGAAGTGTGGAGGATCTTTCTCTCATCTAGACTGCTCTGGTAGCTTCTGGTAGAAGGgttccttctgctttctcttctttctttcatttagaGCACAATGGGTGTGCATGCATTTGGGTAACAGGCTGTTTTGAAACTTCAGAATCAAGCAATACTGCAGTTCCGGCTCCAGAGGACATGGGGAGAGGAACAGGCTTCACCTTATATGGGCTTTTCTATATAGAGAGGAAGCCAGGCCCAGAGGAGTAGAGAAGCTTCCTGTTCAACTGCAACCACACAGTGCCTGGGAGGCCTCACTAGCTGGGCAGGGGCTGTGATACACGCTCAGCTCACCTGGGCCTGGGACCGGGTATGGCTGAAGCAGGGTATTAACGATGTGTGCAGTGCTTAATGATGGGCCTGCACATAAATATCTCTTGTACCAAGACCTGTGTGTGTTAAGCATTGTCCACAcagaaccatgtggatgtggcactgaggaacttggctagtgggcatggtgatgacGGGTTGTTGGTTGGACctagatgaccttagtggtcttttccatccttaatgcTTCTGTGATGCTTTGGTGTGAAGACTGATGCATATGCACTGCTCAGGTGTTGGCATTTCTGCCTATGTCATCATGCAATTGCTGTGTACTCATGTTGCAGGTGTGCAGTCTTTTGAAGGGATGCTCACCACTGACATCAGTCCCTTGTGCAGGTGTTCTCTCCTTGCTGTGACACCCCCAGTTAATGGCTTGATCCTCCTCTCACAGGTGACCTTGAAGCGCTCAAGAAAGAGACCTTTGTATTAAAGGAAGGAGTTGAATACAGAGTCAAGATCCATTTCAAAGTGAGTTGCTTTATGTATTGTTCTACCCATCAAGGGACTTGGTCTTTTCAGAGAATTACTTCTGCCTGTTCATCCCTTGGAAGAAGTTGCCTTCTGTCCACCAAGGATGGTGAACAACAGGTTATTTGGAAATTTTGGCTGAGTTTGGCTGGACTTTACAGCCAACAGAAAGTCTTTAATTCACACAGAGtgggaatggaaaagaaggaaaagagatgatGGCTCTTCATGACATGGTAGTTCTGCTTGCATTGCTGGGCTTGATGAATGCATAGCAAAGATTTAATACTGTAGCATTTGGCAGAAGATACCTGAATTCTCTTGAGTCATGACATATCCAAATGGGCTAGTTTCAACCCCCACTCTTCTGTTAAGCAGTGTGTCAACCACTTCTGCTGTTTCCAGCTGAGAACAAAACTCAGTCACGCTGCAGTGTGCCATCCAGCACTGAAATGATCATCTCTGCAAATGTTTGCTGCAGACAAAGCTGGGTTTGGCAGAGAAGGCAAAGAGAAGTAAGATAGTGCTCCTGAAACAGGAGGGAAAATGTGAATGTGTGGGCTCTGCAGGAAAGATTTCCCTCTGTCTCTGAGGTTGACCTGCTGTCTCAGATGGCTTTATTCTTAGACACACTTCCAGTTCTCTTTTGtgcaatgaaatatttccagCTGTATTTGAGCCCTGCTGACAGGAGATGCTTGGAGTTACTTAACTCCCTCCCTTAGTCCCAAGGCTGGTAGGAGCTGACACTATGTGAATTCTCCTCAAGATGTAAAAGGATCTTCCCATCTTTCACCATGGAACTGTT is a genomic window of Meleagris gallopavo isolate NT-WF06-2002-E0010 breed Aviagen turkey brand Nicholas breeding stock chromosome 1, Turkey_5.1, whole genome shotgun sequence containing:
- the ARHGDIB gene encoding rho GDP-dissociation inhibitor 2 — protein: MTEKTQEPHVEEDDDELDGKLNYKPPPQKTLQELQELDKDDESLTKYKKSLLGDGPVVADPTAPNVVVTRLTLVCDSAPGPITMDLTGDLEALKKETFVLKEGVEYRVKIHFKVNRDIVSGLKYVQHTYRTGVKVDKATFMVGSYGPRPEEYEFLTPIEEAPKGMLARGTYHNKSFFTDDDKHDHLTWEWNLSIKKEWTE